One Pseudorhodoplanes sinuspersici DNA segment encodes these proteins:
- a CDS encoding Bug family tripartite tricarboxylate transporter substrate binding protein, with protein MRKRHPLLIAAFLSFLLVVSGGSVAAQDYPTRPITLVVPFPPGGGNDSMARIIADKLSVALGQQIVVDNRGGAGGVIGTRAAAKATPDGYTLLLGHTGTMGINQSLYTNPGYDIRKDFVPIGLIAVMPMAFMTQPSAPYKSIADLVAAAKKEPGKINIGSSPKGTGSHLCAELFMASAGVQMNLIPYKGTAQSITDLVGGHVAAACNIIPPAFGNLKAGTLRALAVTSLKRSSHLPDVPTVAESGLPGFEADLYYGLLAPAGTPRPIIERLNKELRAALTNEEVRQRIANDAAEPLSSTPEEHAALLDRDETKWSTLIRQLNLKIE; from the coding sequence ATGAGGAAGAGGCATCCGTTGTTGATCGCGGCGTTTTTGTCATTTTTATTGGTGGTGTCCGGCGGCTCCGTGGCCGCGCAGGATTATCCCACCCGTCCGATCACGCTGGTGGTGCCGTTTCCACCCGGCGGCGGCAACGATTCCATGGCGCGCATCATCGCCGATAAATTGTCGGTCGCCCTGGGTCAGCAGATCGTGGTCGATAATCGCGGCGGCGCCGGCGGTGTGATCGGCACGCGCGCGGCGGCGAAGGCTACGCCAGACGGCTATACGTTGCTGCTTGGCCATACCGGCACAATGGGCATCAATCAAAGCCTCTACACCAATCCCGGATACGACATCCGCAAGGATTTCGTCCCGATCGGATTGATCGCCGTCATGCCGATGGCCTTCATGACGCAGCCTTCGGCGCCCTATAAAAGCATCGCCGATCTGGTCGCAGCGGCGAAGAAAGAGCCCGGCAAGATCAATATCGGCTCCTCGCCGAAAGGCACCGGTTCGCATCTTTGCGCCGAATTGTTCATGGCGTCCGCCGGCGTGCAGATGAATCTCATTCCCTACAAGGGTACGGCGCAGAGCATCACCGATCTTGTCGGCGGGCATGTGGCCGCTGCTTGCAACATCATCCCGCCGGCGTTCGGAAACCTGAAGGCCGGTACACTGCGGGCGCTTGCTGTGACATCGTTGAAGCGCTCCAGTCACCTGCCGGATGTGCCGACGGTCGCCGAATCGGGGCTGCCGGGCTTTGAAGCGGATCTTTACTACGGTCTCCTTGCGCCGGCCGGTACGCCGCGTCCAATCATCGAGCGGCTGAACAAGGAATTGCGCGCGGCCCTCACCAATGAGGAGGTGCGGCAGCGCATCGCCAATGATGCGGCCGAACCGCTATCGAGCACGCCGGAAGAACATGCCGCCTTGCTCGATCGCGATGAGACCAAATGGTCGACGCTGATCCGCCAACTCAACCTGAAGATCGAATGA
- a CDS encoding YdcH family protein, whose product MSIQEHLVELKAQHRALEEEIADAIAHPSTDDAKIAELKRRKLQVKDEIARMQASSSIH is encoded by the coding sequence ATGTCGATTCAAGAGCATCTTGTTGAACTCAAGGCCCAGCATCGGGCTCTTGAGGAAGAGATCGCCGATGCCATAGCGCACCCTTCGACTGACGACGCTAAAATTGCTGAGTTGAAGCGTCGCAAACTCCAAGTCAAAGACGAAATCGCACGGATGCAGGCATCGTCCAGCATCCATTGA
- a CDS encoding YdcH family protein produces the protein MTGEDEAALRAELARLQQEHRDLDAAIEALMAAPSADQIQVQRFKKRKLVLRDRISFIEDQLTPDIIA, from the coding sequence ATGACGGGTGAGGACGAAGCCGCGCTGCGCGCGGAACTGGCCAGGTTGCAGCAGGAGCATCGCGATCTCGATGCCGCGATCGAGGCTTTGATGGCCGCTCCGAGCGCCGACCAGATCCAGGTCCAGCGCTTCAAGAAGCGCAAGCTGGTGCTGCGTGACCGCATTTCCTTTATCGAGGACCAGCTGACGCCGGATATTATCGCATAG
- the purE gene encoding 5-(carboxyamino)imidazole ribonucleotide mutase, whose product MAARPASKKTAAKTGKKPVAIIMGSQSDWATMQHGAHMLDQLGVGYEALIVSAHRTPDRLYDFAKSAEKNGFKIIIAGAGGAAHLPGMAAAMTTLPVFGVPMNVTALEGTDSLLSIVQMPAGIPVGTLAIGKPGAINAALLAVSVLALNDKTLARKLAAHRKAQTDGVAKRPKAIDDIKPAKH is encoded by the coding sequence ATGGCCGCCCGGCCCGCATCAAAAAAGACTGCCGCCAAAACCGGCAAGAAGCCCGTCGCCATCATCATGGGAAGCCAGTCGGACTGGGCCACCATGCAGCATGGCGCGCATATGCTGGATCAGCTCGGCGTCGGCTATGAAGCGCTGATCGTCTCCGCGCACCGCACGCCGGACCGGCTGTACGATTTCGCCAAATCGGCGGAAAAGAACGGCTTCAAGATCATCATTGCCGGCGCCGGCGGGGCGGCGCATTTGCCGGGCATGGCGGCGGCGATGACGACGCTGCCGGTCTTCGGCGTGCCGATGAATGTCACCGCGCTGGAGGGCACGGATTCGCTTTTGTCGATCGTGCAGATGCCGGCCGGCATTCCGGTCGGTACGCTGGCGATCGGCAAGCCGGGCGCGATCAATGCCGCCCTCCTCGCCGTCAGCGTGCTGGCGCTGAACGACAAGACGCTGGCCCGGAAACTGGCGGCGCATCGCAAAGCGCAGACCGACGGCGTCGCCAAACGACCCAAGGCCATTGACGATATCAAACCGGCAAAGCATTAA
- a CDS encoding 5-(carboxyamino)imidazole ribonucleotide synthase — translation MFTRANAPLSPGATIGILGGGQLARMLAQAASRLGLNCHIFAPDEDSCAFDVVRRVTHAAYDDQDALARFAKDCDAITYEFENVPSQTAAFLSQRRLVLPDPRILATTQDRLVEKEFVESLGIATAPYAAAGDVPQLFEAVRRIGLPAILKTRRMGYDGKGQMKIEPDGDAAAAWRALHGAPCILEGFVSYEREISVVVARGRDGTLQSFDVTENEHRDHILKISRVPASVPQPVADEAIRIAETIATAFDYVGVLAVEMFVLRDGTTQSVLVNEVAPRVHNSGHWTIDGCTVSQFEQHIRAVAGWPLAQPSRLGLVEMTNLIGAEADDYAKWLTIPGASLHLYGKGDATPGRKMGHVTRVWSGMQS, via the coding sequence ATGTTCACACGCGCGAACGCTCCGCTCTCACCCGGCGCGACCATCGGCATTCTTGGTGGCGGGCAGCTCGCCCGCATGCTGGCACAGGCCGCCTCGCGCCTTGGGCTGAACTGCCACATCTTCGCACCGGACGAGGATAGCTGCGCCTTCGACGTGGTCCGCCGCGTCACCCATGCCGCCTATGACGACCAGGATGCGCTCGCGCGATTCGCCAAGGATTGCGACGCCATCACCTATGAATTCGAGAATGTGCCCTCGCAGACCGCGGCCTTCCTGTCGCAGCGCCGCCTGGTGCTGCCCGATCCGCGCATTCTCGCCACCACGCAGGACCGGTTGGTCGAAAAGGAATTCGTGGAGAGCCTGGGCATCGCCACCGCCCCTTACGCTGCGGCCGGCGATGTGCCGCAGCTGTTCGAGGCGGTGCGCCGGATCGGCCTGCCGGCGATCCTGAAGACGCGCCGCATGGGCTACGACGGCAAGGGCCAGATGAAGATCGAGCCCGACGGCGATGCCGCCGCGGCCTGGCGTGCGCTGCACGGCGCGCCCTGCATTCTGGAAGGCTTCGTGTCCTATGAGCGCGAGATCTCGGTCGTGGTGGCGCGCGGCCGCGACGGCACGCTGCAAAGCTTCGACGTCACCGAGAACGAGCACCGCGACCACATTCTCAAAATCTCGCGCGTGCCGGCTTCGGTGCCGCAGCCGGTCGCCGACGAGGCGATCCGCATCGCCGAAACCATCGCCACCGCGTTCGATTATGTCGGCGTGCTGGCGGTCGAGATGTTCGTGTTGCGCGACGGCACGACGCAAAGCGTGCTGGTCAACGAGGTCGCGCCGCGCGTGCACAATTCCGGTCACTGGACCATCGACGGCTGCACCGTCTCGCAATTCGAGCAGCATATCCGCGCCGTCGCCGGCTGGCCGCTGGCGCAGCCGAGCCGGCTCGGCCTCGTCGAGATGACCAACCTGATCGGCGCCGAGGCCGACGATTACGCCAAATGGCTGACGATCCCCGGCGCCTCACTGCATCTTTACGGCAAGGGCGACGCCACGCCCGGCCGCAAGATGGGGCATGTCACGCGGGTCTGGAGCGGCATGCAGTCGTAA